aaaaaataaaattattaagtgtTTTATTTCGATTGATATGAGATTGTCGTTTATCCCGAAATGAGGGATGTTACAGATAGAGCATATCATCCCAGGCATATAGGCAAATGAAGGTGTTTAACCAAGGCCTTGGTAACTTATTGCGAAGTTTAAATGAAGATAAGCTAAAATAGAGGGATCTAACCTTCTTGCAAGTAGAGTTTGCATGTAATAGATCTTGAAATTGGACTACCCAACTAAGTCCATTTGAGATCATCTATAGACAAAACACTTCTAGAGTGTTGGAGTTAATGCATGTCCCTCGTATTGAATAATTAAGTGTCCAAAATGATGGTATAACAGATTACTTACAGAAATTTATGGGATTTTTCTCAAACACCACTGTCAAAGATTGACATACATTTACCACTCAAAGATATTTATCAACGTCTCTTCAATATCGGACGTGTTACCCTAACTTCATTAGATCATATAAAATCACCATTTCCTAAGTGATACAATCCAAATGAAAAATGTGAATGTCATAATGGGATCCTCAAccactaaaaaacaattacaagaaTTACAAGTATCAAGTCTAAAAGCTTTTGACCAATGAACAAGTTGAGTTTGTAAAGGATAATAGTACCTATTACATTGTCACTAGACCATCCTCAACATATCAAGTGATTGAAAATGCTAGTGAGACACATATATTGCTAGAGAAGCTGATCTAAGAAGGGTGTTGCATTGTCAATCATTTTTGTTATAGAACTTTGTTGTCAAtgcttttttttccatgtttgttGGGGGGGGTCACATCCcatcttttaatgaaatatgcattttcttcgtatctttttttttttttttgaaatcaatagaTGTTTAGCATTTTTACTCTTgaccgtgaaaaaaaattgattaaacccAAAGGTTAATCATATAAAATGCTAAGAATGCATTGACCCTTCTGATTTATTTCATGGCTCAGttcaattgaaaaccaataaaacttttacaaaagtatcaaggaaaaaaaatagaaattcaaagattgaggaccaaattagagaatatataatatttggtaaattaggattcaatgatgaaattgaaaataaataaaacttctacaaAAAGACCAAGACTAAAAATGAgaattcaaaagaatatggacTTAAATTGAAATACCAATAACCAAGAGGGCAAAACAATGATTTTTggggaaggagagagaaaataaggggaaaaaagtCTCACTGACAACAAATCGAACCATAACCAAATACATGCATCGGACCAACATGAAGAGGATACTATAACGCTTCCAAAGACATGACAAAAGGGTGTTTTTAGAGGCCGAGAGGCACAACACATGCCAACCGAAGAGCACAGATGCTTCTCATATACCCTAGGGTCTGCCACACGcgcacatatttttttctcttaaatttagcTAAATACAAAATTGCCTCTAAGCTGActttctaattataaaaaaaccattatgaaAACCAAAAATACCTTTGACCTTAGGCTTTTTTTTAGGGTATTTTTATCGTTTTACTTtacattttaattgtttattattgattatatttgatcaaatgtCAAATTGCCCCTTGgcttaaattataataacaaaaaaaccattgtaaaaatacaaaaatacccttTGACACTAGGTTTAAATTTTTTGCTTCTAAATGTATTATGATTGTTTTATTGTgcgatcaaaatttaaaaaaaaaatacttatttatccCTGGTCAATATAAAAATGACAAATGGTCAGGTGGAAAACTTTAATACCCTTTTAAGTCAATGCaaagtttttttagtataacataaaaaaacatcataacatTGTTCTAGTGAATAATGCAGGTTTGAAGTTACTTAgattgttttgttaattaggTTGTTTTGTTGATAGTTATTGTAGTAATAATTAACTTGATTATCTTCTGGACCTTGATTGTTGTttcctattattattaatccTAATTGTCATAACATTTTAGTGATGTATAAGAGCAATTCATTTTGACTAATTCCTAGAAACTgttttatgttttctattttcttaatAGAAAGAATAGTTGGAAAATCAAAAGCATAAACAATAAATGGCCAAAATCGAGTGAGTAAATTGATGCTAAGATTGAGGTGAACGAGATCAAATGTTAGTGTATATacatttgtaatgaatattatttaactttgagtttttgttgcttaatataaattttatttgcataattggtttgtattaccattaatttatattattttttctaaaaaattttaaaaaaaaaattacacagggatttaccgacggaataactccgtcagcattggacagtgtctgccaCCATCACCAACGAATATTCAGACGGACAGATTCGGTCggtattccatcccatcaccgacatattcaccgacggaaataatccgtcggtataaactTACCGACTAATTTACAGACGgaaatattcggtcggtatgaaatatcaccgacacttttaccgacggatatagtCTGTCGGTATTTACATATCACCGAcagaaaatattccgtcggtatattccaagcgggaaactttttttttttgcgcgcacggtccgtcggtaaaaccgtcggtaaatgttttttttgtatttccgaccgatatagcgacggaatgtggaatcaccgacaaaagttattccgacgggagtattctgtcggtaatatagtcggtaaataatttaccgacgaactttctatcacacaccgacggaatattttcgtcagtaaaactgtgaaatcttgtagtgtattGGTATAGGACTCTCGGGAAAATCAGAACATAGCATTCAATTAGGAAAAAGGTAGAAGGGTCCAAGGACATTGGATTTCAGAACAAAAGGGTTTTCATTAATgaacttgaaaatatttatttatttatttattttgtgataaGAAATATCATTAAACTAGTATGTGTGGGTCAATCAATACTAAAATAAGATCAAAGTaaagtgaaaaagaagaaggagaagaataaaattgatagaATCAATAGGTAAGACAGGAAAAGAATAAAGTTACAAACTTGTGCAATTCAAGCTGTGTGCAACCAAAACATACATTAATAtcttatatatattcaattaacatttaCAATTTTACAAGTCAAGAatccatcttttttatataatcatgcgatatatatagttaagaaataaaaactctCATTTAAGTATAAGCTCTTTTCTTcatctatttaaaatattaaatcaggATTTCACCGCAATATATTTGGTTCATGTAACTTtcaaaccaccaaaaaaaaaaaaaaggttaagggTGCTGTAGTGTGTgtaggcatatatatatatatatcattgttCGTTATTGTAAGACTATGTGAATCattaaaactaatatattaatcattaaatttaatttttaaaattagaaaaaatatccactatatatttttaaaaaaatattataaaactcGATTTTGCTCTCAAAATCCCGGTAACATTCCCCTTTAATATCAAGATAGCATTTAAAATTGTAGTAgttattgcttttcaaaatatgtttcgtttgaaaatatattaaaataatttaaaaaaaaaatatattttgatatcaacatatcaaaatattcaaaaacactaaaaaattaatttaaaacaaaaataaattttgatttttttcaaaagcacagtgccaccataaaaacaaacacccttaaaaaaaagtcttaaaatatacaaaaaattttAGATATGGAAGGAAAAATATGCAACATCAAATTTTCAAGTggttaatttgtaagattttataaaaatccaagTGTTAATGAATTTTACCTCTAATTTAAAACCATCTTGATATTTGTGGAatggtttaaaattttagattgtaTATTTCTTTCACAGCCATTGTGCATCatgttatttgaattttatataattcGACCAATCACGTGGTGTATATAACGTGAGATATGTATCAACAAgtgtaattttaagaaaaagtaCGAACACATAAAAGTGGTTCTTTGTTTTcctaattatttcttaattctttTCCTAGTTAGGCCTTAgcgttttaatttaatttggttttaattAGTTAGATCAATTTAGTGATTATTTAAATAGCTTTGTAGCTTATTCTTCTAAAATagttaaacacacacacacacacacacacatatatgtgtgtgtgtgtgtgtgtgttcaagTTAAGAATAAGCACAATCGTCAAGGCTTTTTCCTGTTACCGGACATTATTCCCTTTTGCTTTTCTTGTTCTAGATGCTGCTCTAACCATGGTCATTTGCTTTCTCTGTTGCTATGTTCCATGGAGAACAAATGGGTGGAGTCTTGGAGTACTCAAAGTATATCCATACAAGTGAAATCAAAGTAACCTCACATCACTATATATTCTACTGAAATGCTTCCCAGTCTATTCAAATAGAAATCCATTCAAGTACAaactctatttctttttcttttgcaatGTGTCCCGTAGAAATAAACATACAAGAAAATTTGACCACAAGAGATGATGATCAAAATGCATTCATGGATCGTTACTTgtatgaatatgtgaaggagGACAACCTTGTGACCTTTAAGAGCTGTGTTCAGAAACATTCGCCGGATAAGCTAGTGACTCCCTCTGGGAATTCACTCCTTCATGTAGCCGTAAGCTATGAAAGTGATAATATTGCAGCTTATCTGGCAGAAGAGTTTCCTTCACTAATCACCAGTCAAAACGACCAGGAGGACACAATCCTTCATGTTGCTGCCAGGGAAGGAAGGCTTAGTAATACAGTTAAAACTCTGGTCGGATCGAATCCCTGCTTGGTGAagttgaaaaatagaaaaggaaacatTCCTTTGCATGATGCAGTGATCAGGGGTGATAAAGAAGCTGTCGCGTGGCTGGTATGCAAAGATCCAGGAGCGGTCTATTACAACAACAAGACCACAAACAAGTCTCCATTGTACCTGGCTGTTGAGAGGGGCCACAAGAATGGGATTCTTGATGATCTCCTGAATATGGAAGCTTCCTCTGGCACGCTACGAGAAGGAAAGTCCCCTGTTCATGCAGCCATCGAGCAACGTAACAAAGGTGATCACAATGTGTATCTATGCTCATTAGAAAATGatttacataaaaaacatttcttgCAAATATATCATCGCTATGTTCATTGGCAactaattcttttgattttcagaTATATTGGAAAAAATTGGAAAGGCAAAGCCAGAGCTATTACGTTTCAAAGACAAAGAGTTGGGAAATTCCCTCCATTATGCATCATCCATGGGTTATCTGGAAGGAGTTCGCTTCCTACTACAGAAGTTTCGTGATGGAGCAAATGAAAGAGACAAAGAAGGAAACTATCCTATCCATCTTGCATGCAAAAATGACTCTGTTGATCTAGTAAAAGAATTTATGAATGTCTTCCCATATCCAAAAGAGTTCCTCAATACAAAGGGGCAGAACATTCTCCATGTAGCAGCTGAAAGTGGACAAGGCAAAGTGGTTAGGCACATACTCAAACAGGATCAGAAGCTCATCGAACCACTGCTAAATGGCATTGATGAGGATGGAAACACACCTTTGCATTTGGCAACACAGTCAGGCCAATCCAATGCTGCATTTGCTCTAGTGCGCGACACCCGCGTTGAGCGTTCAATTGTCAACAATGCAAACAAGACACCGTATGATATTGCTGAAGAACAATCTAAAATTGCTGTGgatcaatatgaaaaaacagaTGAAATGGTACACTAGTTGATCATCATTTAGCAAGATCCACAAAAGTATATATTTTAggagaataatttatttaatatttttgtatctgTGCTAATTACTCTTTGTTGCCAGCTTGCTGAGGAACGAAAGCAGTTTGATTCAAAGAACAACACCCCTGCTGACGGGACCCAGGTATAAGAGTTCAAATGATATGTTCTTCGCttgcattttaaatattttgggtAAAGATATGTACTCGatattacaagaatattttaTCAAGTAATGGAAACAATCAAGCAAGATCAAGAGATGAAAAAAACTCAGGATTTAACACCTAACCGTTTAAGGTTTTTGAGTATAATGATGTCATGTGATTTGAACAATTATCATTTATGCATTTCTTCATGATTTCTATTTTCTGAGACAGGACAAAGCAGTTGATCCAAAGAAGCAAGATAAAAAGAAACCCTCAAAGGATTACAAACTGCTAGATTATTATGGAGCGgtattgtttcttttcttctttcctatACTTTTGGGTTTTGATCTTTTCGGTTTACGGAAGAGGTAAGactttaagaaagaaaaaagatggctTCTTGTGTGTCTTGGTTTAAAAGTGGTGGTGAGCTACATGCTTAACTTGTATTCTATAGTATTCAAAATTCTGAAAccattccagaattttgctATCTTGCGTCCCCAAAAAGGCATTTCAAGGCCAGATGCTTTTGGATAATCTTCGAAGTGcgaaaaactaataaaaaccaTTGAAGTTTTTTTCCTCTTGCTATGCAGATGACAACATTATCGATCCTATACTTCAAAGCCCGCCCAAAAAAATCCCTACAAGAGCATTTCAGTAGTTCTCAAGGCAAGCCACCAAGGAAAGAGGAAACAAAGAGCAGGATACAGAATCTTCTTGTGGTAGCAGTGCTTGTTGCTGGTGTAACGTTTTCTGGTGCTATACAATTGCCACAACTAAAGAATATCAGTAACTCAAATGAACATCATCATGGCTTCAACATCACTAGCACTGTCTTCCATAACAACACTGCCTTCGGCAGTCCTACTGGTTCATCCCTTCTGGATGGCTATTTATGTCTTGATGTGTGGGCTTTGAATACCTCTGTGGTGGCAGCTATAATCCTTCTTTGGACGAACTTGAATGATGTCAAATTTGCACCATTTGTCGTTTGGTTTTCATCCTTAATGGTTGGTGGAGCTATTTACATGATGTGCTTGGCGTTCTTTTTTGCTGTGAGCATAGCATTAGGTGGATCCGATTATGGAGTGTTAGCAATCATCATTATTGTGGTGGGGATTGTGTTTTTCATTGCTCAAACATTGCTTTATATTCAATGGATTCTTCCACCATCTGTCAACCAAATTCTTGAAGGAATGCTCTCGTATTATGTCTACTTCCTCTCGTTTCTCTTTCTATTCTACAGTTGGAGGTGGCTGCCTGATAAACTCTCTGAGCTCAAGAAAGGGAGAACAAGCAACGAGAGAAACTCACTTTGATCTTCAACAGATGTCAGGATTTCTGGGATTTTCCTCCTCTAAAAGTTGTTGGGATCAGTAAGACTATTTGCAATTGCAATAATGAATCGAATGTGTCTGTACTACTTTCCTTTATTCAAAGCAAGTTCGTTGATTGTCCAAGAAATACTATACTAATGCCAGTGGTTTTAAATATATCTGAGAAGGGTTTTTGTCTCGGAGATCTGGATTCAAAATTGTCTCTCCCACTAGTGCTTCCCAGAGTTCTTCGCGTTCTTTATCAGTTTATCGTTCTATTATCTTCTGCGTAAAGAAGACGACTAGCCTGTCCACTTTCCTGTTCTGCCTTAATTTGGAGTTgccataaattatttcaaaactgtaaatcaatattttttgtttcaactcCAAAACTAAAACACATTCTATAAATGAACCAAATATAAAACTATATCAACCTAAATTCATATATAACAATAATTCATTGATGGAGCCACCGAGTTTCGCTGCTACTCTATCCCAGAACGGCTCAACTCATAGCAAAACTCATtcctaaactaaattaattattgaggtgtataattattatatatctcATTAGCAAAGGATGAAGAGAATATAAGAAGAAAGTGAAAGAACTGTCCGAAAAaaatctagagaaaaaaaactattttggcATCCCTTCGTTGGAGACCAAAAAACAGTTGAAGACCAGTTATTTTAGCTATTACTTTAAGCTTTTTCTTTGGCTCTCATGTTGGAGATGCTTTGATTTTAACAGATTCAAACCGTGGGACCAAATTGTTATATGGTTGATAATTGAGCCATAGATAGCAAAATTCAATAGGCTGGGGACTGACTTGTGAAACCCATTTATAGTTGGGGGGCTGATTTGTAGTTATCCCTATTGAAGTGAATGGAGGCAACAATTTCTAAGAGCAATGAAAATGTACATTTGCTTCGTGAGAAAATgcattattagtttttttttttagaatatagcTATAGCGATCATGTTGGATAtatgtttattatatttgatttttactgAAAgctttaaaagatatatttttgtatattatataaatagctgtgaatctaaaaaaatatataatcacgtaaaataacatataataataatataaaaaaataaattaaaataagaatcaagaattctacaacaaaaattaaattgttataaaaatcaaaacttaactAGTTATATACTATACctgtagagttttttttttttttttttcctagcacattttctttcttatttaacttttattttgacTAAATATTTCAAAGCTTATCCTTTACAGCAGCCGCAAAAATGTAGAAATTGTAAAACAATTAGGAGAAAAGGAATAATAGCAAGGAATTCAACAGAAAATAATGTAGAAAAAGATCAACATATTATTGACtagaaaattaattgaatagtGTTGCTGCCCAGGATCGAACTGGGGACCTTTAGTGTGTAAGACTAACGTGATAACCACTACACCACAGCAACTTCTTATCTCAGATGCTCAAACAACAATATATCATGTGAATATTGTGAAATTCTTACATAACAAGTAACAAATGCCCTTTAAACACGGAAAAAACCGTCAACGGATCGAGGGTGAAACCTTGAAGACTAGGAGAACAATAATCATTTGATTCTTTGTGTGATTTAAGCCCTTGAGATTCTTAAAATCTTGGGCTTTCtgaggttatatttttttttaattggtgaaATTAGTCCATTTGGTTTGGGTTGAAGAAGTAATAATAAAGGAGGGAAAAAATGGCCAGTGTCATGAGGAGTTGCATACAATCAATATTAAAGTTATTGAATTGTGTGATAGGAATGGTTGGCCTAGCAATGATGTTGTATGCAGTTTGGCTTATCAGAGTGTGGCAAAGAGAAATTGGtgattttccattttttgatgatgacgacgacgactTTAGTCCATGGTAtgcatttctttcttgtttttgtgaaattttggtttgtaggttttttgttttatgtgtttttggTTCATGGGTCAGCGTTAGAATTGTAAAAAGATGTTTTCTTTTGGTTATGGAATGTGGGTTTTGTTTGGTTGGTGAGGAAAGTATTTGAATTTTAGGATTGGTTTGTTTGATGTTCCTTTGGGTttggtattttatgttttagtctCGTTTGAATGTTTGATTAGTTGCTAAATtggttgatttattttgtttaattggaTGATGCTTGGGTGGAGGGAAAGCTGGAAAAAGAGGAGCTTTAGAAAGTTGAGGACTGATTTTCTATTGTTTGAAAAGAGAGGAGCCTGGCTGTGATTTTCTCTTAATGCCATTACTTTTTAAGAGGGGGGAGGTGTGATTGGCCTAATTGGTTTTGCTTGTGGATGGAACATCATTGAGGCAGAAGTCTGTCAATAAATGCATCTTCTTTGCTTGCCTCTATTTTTTGAAGTGCACGtgtattaaatttgaaaaggaaGTTTGCTTCTATCTAATATAGAGCGGGCTTCTGATATTTTGAAGTGGGCCAAATATCTT
This genomic stretch from Populus alba chromosome 19, ASM523922v2, whole genome shotgun sequence harbors:
- the LOC118038485 gene encoding protein ACCELERATED CELL DEATH 6 gives rise to the protein MCPVEINIQENLTTRDDDQNAFMDRYLYEYVKEDNLVTFKSCVQKHSPDKLVTPSGNSLLHVAVSYESDNIAAYLAEEFPSLITSQNDQEDTILHVAAREGRLSNTVKTLVGSNPCLVKLKNRKGNIPLHDAVIRGDKEAVAWLVCKDPGAVYYNNKTTNKSPLYLAVERGHKNGILDDLLNMEASSGTLREGKSPVHAAIEQRNKDILEKIGKAKPELLRFKDKELGNSLHYASSMGYLEGVRFLLQKFRDGANERDKEGNYPIHLACKNDSVDLVKEFMNVFPYPKEFLNTKGQNILHVAAESGQGKVVRHILKQDQKLIEPLLNGIDEDGNTPLHLATQSGQSNAAFALVRDTRVERSIVNNANKTPYDIAEEQSKIAVDQYEKTDEMLAEERKQFDSKNNTPADGTQDKAVDPKKQDKKKPSKDYKLLDYYGAMTTLSILYFKARPKKSLQEHFSSSQGKPPRKEETKSRIQNLLVVAVLVAGVTFSGAIQLPQLKNISNSNEHHHGFNITSTVFHNNTAFGSPTGSSLLDGYLCLDVWALNTSVVAAIILLWTNLNDVKFAPFVVWFSSLMVGGAIYMMCLAFFFAVSIALGGSDYGVLAIIIIVVGIVFFIAQTLLYIQWILPPSVNQILEGMLSYYVYFLSFLFLFYSWRWLPDKLSELKKGRTSNERNSL